TTGTGTTTTGTGTGCAGCCTCCAGGCTCACGAGGCCATTCAATGCCATCATCCATCTGTGTTTGTTGGCCTGAAGATTCTCCAAGTTCCCCCACACCTCTCGAGGTCGCAGGCAGAGATACTGGTACACTACACATCAAGCCAGAAACAAAAACATGCGGAAATTCGGGGACGGGCCCTTTGTGTGGGGAAATCTGCAGTACGGAGTAAGTAAGGATACTAAGGCCGCGGGTAGCATCAGTCACTGAAATTGCGGCGGACACGACTGGCCATGGCCGAAATCAACCACAATCAAGTGCCATTGGATTGGTTCGGAGGATGGCGAACGGGAAACAGACTCCAGAGTGAGCTTGGGGAGCCGTCGCACTAGTCCCCATTGGCGACATTTAGGTGCGCTAATCCGTGTCATGTGGTCTCGTGCAGCCTCTCCCCAGTCCCAAGTTTGCGCGCCGTCCATTGTCTCTTGTTTTTTTGTCGCCTGGCGTGTGAAAGACCCCTCTGGCCTGGATCAAAAAGTTTACAAGAATGCGACTGGTGCTCAACTGCAGCCGTGTGTGTTGGTGCGACTCTCCCTTTGCGCAACATGTGATTCCCGATTTCTGTTTCGGGCGTCGcacctccttcttctttggCTGATGTCATCGAGGGGTGGCCCGTTTCCGGTTCGCGAGGTGTGGATCAACCTCGGCATCTTTTCCAAAGGTGACTGGCCAATGGGAATCCCATCGATGGTCATGTGAGGTGGGTCCTCTCTGCTGCCGCTTTGCTGCCCGTGGCACGCCAGTCCTGACTTTGCATGTACATAGAGACGGAGAGGTGAGCATCCAAGATACACATTCACTTTGCATCCAATGCGCTTCGAGTCAGGCACATGATCTCCCGACAACCGACGTCCTACACCGACGAGCAGAACGCGGAGAACCTGGACGGCGTTGGTAATTACTAGATTAGTAGATTACCCCGTGGGACAAAATTACCGACCCATGGCTAGTCTTCGGCATGCTACGAAGTAGTCTTCTACCTCATTAGCACGTGGGTTAGTCTGCGCAGCCCCACCATTGTCATAGGGGAGGCTGGCTGTCTGTACGGATGCCTTTCTGCCTGTAGACGAGTTTCCAGGTTATTGTCAGATAATCTATATTTGAAAGGTGTCAAGCTGTGGAGATTGATCCTCAATTCATAGCAATCCCTACCAAGACATTAAATCCACATTGCCTCCCGAGAGCAACGGGTCTCCTTTTTGACCCCCAAACGCCGAATCCCACACTAAATCAATCCGTAAAAGGCACCGTTCCATCCCGCCCTTTCTTTGATAGACAATCATCCTCAAAGGGAAGACCACACGCAGCAACCTAGCCAACCTTATCCAACCAGCGACCACTACGTCCATCTAGGCCCCACGAGGCTTAGACTTGGCAGcagccttctccttcttctccaacttctgcttcttcttcttttcatCGTTCTTGGCATCCAGCTTCCGCTTGTGCGcagccttctcctcctctgtCTTGGGAATCACCTTGAAGAAACCATCGAGGCGGACTTGCTGGTTGCTCTTCAAGTTCTTCTCCAAGCGGGCGCCTGCTGAGCGCACACGGTCCTCAGAAAAGCCCTTCTCCGTGACAAGGTACTGCACCAGTCCCTCCATATCGGGCTTCTCCCACTTGAAGTCGCAAAGCGGGTCGTCCGCCTTTCGGACATCGGGGTTGAGGAACAGCTCTCGGGCATCTTGGTACGGCCAGTCGTCCGGAATGACGTATTTTTGCTTCGGGTCATTCTTGAAAGCCTCGACTAGTGTCTCCAGGTCACCGTGCTCGCGGATCAACTTGAGAGCTGTCGAAGGACCGACCTTCGGGATGGGGTCAAGGTAATCGCAGCCGAGGAGGATACACAAGTCGACAAACTGttcgtataataagttaCGACGCGCTCACCCTTGTCAATCATTATTCGGGAGAGACATACCTGCTTCCGCTCCATGCCAAGACCTTCCAGCACCTTCTCAATGTGAACCTCCTGAATGGGCTCCTTGCGCTGCTCGCTGAACGTCAAGTGACGGAGTAGGATCGGGGTATCAAAAGTGAGAGTGTCCATATCCTCACTGGCGGCGGCGTATACCTTGCCTGCACGAGCAAGGACAGCACACTGAGCCTCGGCCTCAGTGGGCGCAATGATGAAGGGGATGCCCATGAGCTTCAGAAGCTTCCGGCAGTCCTCATTGTGCTCGCGAGTCACCCGCACTGTTCTCCGGGAGAACTTCTCAACCTCCTCAGCGGTACCAGTCTCCTTGGCCTCCTCAAGGCCCTCGGTAGCCTCCTGCTTTCTCTGGAATCGCTTGGCGAGCTCGCCAGACTTGAGCTTAGGCGGGGCACCATCGAAGACATATAGGGGCTTGATTCCGTTGTCGACCATTCGGAGTGTACGGTA
The Colletotrichum lupini chromosome 6, complete sequence DNA segment above includes these coding regions:
- a CDS encoding acyl-CoA dehydrogenase domain-containing protein translates to MSIYSFLIAVRSDGQQLMNESGETTSHLMGLFYRTLRMVDNGIKPLYVFDGAPPKLKSGELAKRFQRKQEATEGLEEAKETGTAEEVEKFSRRTVRVTREHNEDCRKLLKLMGIPFIIAPTEAEAQCAVLARAGKVYAAASEDMDTLTFDTPILLRHLTFSEQRKEPIQEVHIEKVLEGLGMERKQFVDLCILLGCDYLDPIPKVGPSTALKLIREHGDLETLVEAFKNDPKQKYVIPDDWPYQDARELFLNPDVRKADDPLCDFKWEKPDMEGLVQYLVTEKGFSEDRVRSAGARLEKNLKSNQQVRLDGFFKVIPKTEEEKAAHKRKLDAKNDEKKKKQKLEKKEKAAAKSKPRRKASVQTASLPYDNGGAAQTNPRANEVLRVLLVGVGRRLSGDHVPDSKRIGCKVNVYLGCSPLRLYVHAKSGLACHGQQSGSREDPPHMTIDGIPIGQSPLEKMPRLIHTSRTGNGPPLDDISQRRRRPEGSFTRQATKKQETMDGAQTWDWGEAARDHMTRISAPKCRQWGLVRRLPKLTLESVSRSPSSEPIQWHLIVVDFGHGQSCPPQFHVPVSLPATSRGVGELGESSGQQTQMDDGIEWPREPGGCTQNTMCRQSIALLSSCGCVRTRIPWVKRASFTPRREGVLSPANLDKPKGRCLSHFTLGLPSRVRKHVIVWPALELLAHLPTLAVATRFFDTISPDTSSSGKTSLNIVIPLVLLRLSLPWFISPVIPQSTVKQRIPIRRESAVDSTHILHSITFTTGDVASHNKPDDLFIIVDGDVYDLTKFQDDHPGGKKILQRVAGKDASKQFWKYHNEGILKKYKAKLHVGSLDSKPKPVEAAPAAAAPVPKKAAPKKVVASSTEESEPMDPFGDLVPYADPNWYQAYHTPYYNETHAALRTEIREWVETNVEPFVGEWDEKKEVDPAIYKQMGERGYLAGLLGVHYPTQYTNNTVASVAPEDWDLFHEMLLTDELSRAASGGFVWNVIGGFGIGCPPLVKFGQKALVDRILPGILNGDKRICLAITEPDAGSDVANLTCEAKLSEDGKHFIVNGEKKWITNGIWCDYFTTAVRTGGEGMNGVSLLLIERGPGVTTRRMDCQGVWSSGTTYITFEDVKVPVENLLGKKNQGFRGM